In Desulfuromonadales bacterium, a single genomic region encodes these proteins:
- the yedF gene encoding sulfurtransferase-like selenium metabolism protein YedF, whose protein sequence is MKTLDCRAHKCPHPVVETRKLLLAEPGLPLTVLVGDETARENISRLARNQGYEVRVGTTEGGFALELNPGTKPAEAAAGAAVQGKTVAFIAADTMGSGSDELGRILLKNFLFTLTELEAVPDVLLFVNAGVKLTTQGSEALEALEKLACLGADIASCGLCLDYYHLKDKLAVGRVTNMLDIAETLQKAGRTIRP, encoded by the coding sequence ATGAAAACTCTCGATTGCCGTGCCCATAAATGTCCCCACCCCGTGGTCGAAACCCGCAAACTGCTGCTCGCCGAACCGGGCCTCCCGCTCACGGTCCTGGTGGGTGACGAAACCGCCCGGGAGAACATCTCGCGCCTGGCCAGGAACCAGGGCTACGAAGTTCGGGTCGGAACCACCGAGGGTGGCTTCGCCCTCGAGTTGAACCCCGGCACGAAACCGGCCGAAGCAGCGGCGGGAGCGGCCGTACAGGGGAAGACGGTCGCCTTCATCGCCGCCGACACCATGGGGAGCGGCAGCGATGAGCTGGGACGCATCCTGCTGAAGAATTTTCTCTTCACCCTGACCGAACTGGAGGCCGTCCCCGATGTCCTGCTCTTCGTCAACGCCGGAGTGAAGCTCACCACCCAAGGGTCCGAGGCGCTGGAGGCCCTGGAGAAACTCGCCTGCCTGGGGGCCGACATCGCCTCCTGCGGCCTCTGCCTCGACTATTATCACCTCAAGGATAAGCTGGCGGTGGGACGGGTCACCAACATGCTCGACATCGCCGAGACCCTGCAGAAGGCGGGGCGGACCATCCGCCCTTGA
- the selA gene encoding L-seryl-tRNA(Sec) selenium transferase: MNDKNTLLRRLPAVDRLLNEPALRDQAGDIPHLLLVEAAQQTVAELRKEVLAGASPDLSPAIVAARAAALARARTEPALRPVINATGTLLHTNLGRAPLAPAALEAVTTVARGYSNLEFDLASGERGHRYSHIEELLLRLTGAEAATVVNNNAGAVLLALTALAKGKEAIVSRGEMIEIGGAFRVPEVMAAGGVLLREVGTTNKTHLRDYREAIGEATGLLLKVHTSNYRIVGFTAAVTAAELVGLGREHGLPVMEDLGSGMLLDLSPFGLPREPTVAEAVAAGIDVVTFSGDKLLGGPQAGLIVGRRAAIEKIRKHPMARALRSDKLTLAALEATLRLYLDPQRALAEIPVLRMLAVPATELRSRSRRLAQKLAKAIGEAARIEVVAETSTVGGGALPLTELPGFAVAVAPQNLSVDALAARLRTGTPPVVGRIQEGRLLLNPRTIARSEEVDLLRAVTDAFSL, translated from the coding sequence ATGAACGACAAAAACACCCTTCTGCGCCGACTCCCCGCCGTCGACCGACTGCTGAACGAGCCGGCCCTGCGCGACCAAGCCGGGGACATCCCACATCTTCTGCTGGTCGAAGCGGCGCAGCAGACGGTGGCCGAGTTGCGCAAGGAGGTCCTCGCCGGGGCATCGCCCGACCTTTCTCCGGCAATCGTTGCCGCCCGCGCTGCCGCTCTCGCCCGGGCCAGGACCGAGCCGGCCCTGCGGCCGGTGATCAACGCCACCGGCACCCTGCTGCACACCAACCTTGGCCGGGCGCCTCTCGCCCCGGCCGCCCTGGAGGCGGTCACGACGGTCGCCCGCGGTTATTCCAACCTCGAGTTCGACCTCGCCAGCGGCGAGCGAGGCCACCGCTATAGCCACATCGAAGAACTGCTGCTGCGCCTGACCGGCGCCGAGGCGGCGACCGTGGTCAACAATAACGCCGGGGCGGTGCTGCTCGCCCTGACGGCGCTGGCCAAGGGGAAGGAGGCCATCGTCTCGCGCGGCGAAATGATCGAGATCGGCGGCGCCTTTCGCGTTCCCGAGGTAATGGCTGCCGGCGGCGTGCTGCTGCGCGAGGTGGGGACTACCAACAAGACCCACCTGCGCGACTACCGTGAAGCGATCGGCGAAGCGACCGGGCTGCTGCTCAAGGTGCATACCAGCAACTACCGCATCGTCGGTTTCACCGCTGCCGTCACTGCCGCCGAACTGGTCGGACTCGGCCGCGAGCACGGTTTGCCGGTGATGGAGGATCTCGGCAGCGGCATGCTCCTCGACCTCTCCCCCTTCGGCCTCCCCCGGGAACCGACCGTCGCCGAAGCGGTGGCGGCGGGAATCGACGTCGTCACCTTCAGCGGCGACAAATTGCTCGGCGGCCCCCAGGCGGGCCTCATCGTCGGTCGGCGTGCAGCGATCGAGAAGATCCGCAAACACCCCATGGCCCGCGCCCTGCGCAGCGACAAGCTGACCCTGGCGGCGCTGGAGGCGACGCTCCGCCTCTACCTCGATCCGCAGCGGGCGCTGGCCGAAATCCCTGTCTTGCGCATGCTGGCGGTTCCCGCCACCGAACTCCGGAGCCGCAGCCGCCGGTTGGCCCAAAAACTCGCGAAGGCGATTGGCGAGGCGGCCCGCATCGAGGTGGTCGCCGAAACCTCGACCGTCGGCGGCGGCGCGCTGCCGCTGACCGAACTGCCCGGCTTCGCCGTGGCGGTGGCGCCGCAGAACCTCTCGGTTGACGCCCTGGCCGCCCGCCTGCGCACCGGCACCCCACCAGTGGTGGGACGGATTCAGGAAGGTCGTCTGTTGCTCAATCCCCGCACCATCGCCCGCAGCGAGGAGGTGGATCTCCTGCGCGCCGTGACCGACGCCTTCTCTCTATGA
- a CDS encoding tetratricopeptide repeat protein, translating into MRRLLLVLCLALSLAGCGDRAKELYETAQFEEKQTNAEHAGKLYREIIERYPDSPYAVQAKARLAALGQ; encoded by the coding sequence ATGCGCAGACTGTTGCTGGTGCTTTGTCTCGCTCTGTCTCTGGCCGGTTGCGGCGACCGGGCCAAGGAACTCTACGAGACGGCGCAATTCGAGGAGAAGCAGACCAACGCCGAGCATGCCGGCAAGCTCTATCGGGAGATCATCGAAAGGTATCCCGATTCTCCGTATGCGGTCCAGGCGAAGGCACGTCTGGCGGCACTGGGACAGTAG